In the genome of Vicia villosa cultivar HV-30 ecotype Madison, WI linkage group LG7, Vvil1.0, whole genome shotgun sequence, one region contains:
- the LOC131616258 gene encoding putative hydrolase C777.06c, whose product MNMCATVNTTQLNQSMVVTSIRLLPSSLTSLLQPRSPYSWRWRPPPSSVSFPLSPIHSRISSNGVGDVELPVDQSQVIFIGTGTSEGIPRVSCLTNPANKCPVCLKAAKPGDKNRRLNTSILIRHPNSTGTHNILIDAGKFFYHSALQWFPKFGIRTLDAVIITHSHADAIGGLDDLRDWTNNVQPSIPIYVAERDFEVMKKTHYYLVDTSVITPGAAVSALQFKSISEEPFFVHGLKFTPLPVWHGQGYRSLGFRFGNICYISDVSEIPEETYPLLKGCELLIMDALRPDRSSATHFGLPRALEEVRKIQPKRTLFTGMMHLMDHEEVNGYLTKLFESEGLDAQLSYDGLCIPVRL is encoded by the exons ATGAATATGTGTGCGACTGTCAATACAACACAACTCAACCAATCAATGGTGGTTACATCTATTCgtcttcttccttcttctctcACTTCTCTCCTTCAACCTCGTTCTCCATATTCATGGCGCTGGCGTCCTCCTCCTTCTTCCGTCTCATTTCCACTCTCTCCCATCCACTCCAGAA TTTCTTCCAATGGAGTTGGTGATGTTGAATTACCTGTTGATCAGTCACAAGTTATTTTCATTGGGACTGGAACTAGTGAAGGGATTCCACGAGTTAGCTGCTTGACTAATCCTGCAAATAAATGTCCG GTTTGTTTAAAAGCTGCTAAACCAGGTGATAAGAATAGGAGACTTAACACGAGCATCCTCATTCGCCACCCAAACTCCACAGGAACACATAATATTCTTATTGATGCTGGAAA GTTTTTCTATCATAGTGCTCTCCAGTGGTTCCCTAAATTTGG GATAAGAACACTTGATGCTGTTATTATTACTCATTCTCATGCTGATGCAATTGGAG GTCTTGATGATCTTAGAGACTGGACTAACAATGTTCAGCCTTCTATTCCAATTTATGTTGCCGAGCGTGACTTCGAG GTCATGAAGAAGACCCATTATTACTTGGTAGATACAAGCGTAATCACTCCTGGTGCTGCAGTCTCAGCGTTACAATTCaaaagcatatctgaagaaccgtTTTTTGTTCATGGATTGAAG TTTACCCCACTACCAGTGTGGCACGGTCAAGGTTATCGGTCTCTTGGTTTCCGTTTTGGTAATATATGTTACATAAG TGATGTCAGTGAAATTCCTGAAGAAACTTATCCACTTTTGAAGGGCTGTGAACTTCTAATCATG GATGCTTTAAGACCTGATCGCTCTTCTGCTACACATTTTGGACTTCCAAGG GCCTTAGAAGAAGTGCGTAAAATTCAACCCAAAAGGACACTTTTTACTG GAATGATGCATCTGATGGATCATGAAGAAGTGAATGGCTACCTTACAAAATTATTCGAGTCTGAGGGCCTTGACGCACAACTGAGCTATGACGGGCTTTGTATACCAGTCAGGCTCTAA